Proteins from one Bacillaceae bacterium S4-13-56 genomic window:
- a CDS encoding MATE family efflux transporter, which translates to MYETFTIKEKMKLFSVILLPILITQLGLYAMNFFDTVMSGQAGTADLAGVAIGSSLWVPVFTGLNGILLAISPIVAHLNGKKQKEEIPFVVRQGIYLAILLAAVVGTIGYFLLDPLLQLMKLEPDVYGVAKGYLLALGIGLVPLFVYNLLRSFLDGLGHTRVSMFITLIALPINVFLNYIFIFGKLGLPALGGIGAGLASSITYWLVMVLAIFIIHRIRPFAFYHIFNSFELPNIKLWLEQLKIGIPIGFAIFFETSIFAAVTLFMSDFGTNTIAAHQAAINFSSFLYMIPLSISMALTVVVGFEVGAMRVKDAITYSKIGILGAILMAVFCGIILYVFDDWIAQLYNSNPKVIKLTKHFIFYAIFFQLSDAFGAPIQGVLRGYKDVNITLIMALVSYWVIGLPSGILLATYTDFGPYGYWMGLIIGLAAGAMTLLGRMLVIQKKHLAIILRKESIEP; encoded by the coding sequence ATGTATGAAACATTTACAATAAAAGAAAAAATGAAATTATTCTCGGTCATCCTCCTACCCATCCTAATCACACAGCTTGGCCTATATGCCATGAACTTTTTTGATACAGTGATGTCAGGCCAAGCAGGTACTGCTGATTTAGCGGGAGTAGCCATTGGATCTAGTCTTTGGGTACCAGTCTTTACGGGACTGAATGGAATATTATTAGCTATCTCTCCCATTGTAGCCCATTTAAATGGAAAGAAACAGAAAGAAGAGATTCCTTTCGTAGTCAGACAAGGAATTTACTTAGCTATTTTACTTGCAGCGGTTGTCGGAACAATTGGTTATTTTTTGCTAGATCCTTTGCTTCAACTCATGAAACTTGAACCTGATGTCTATGGAGTTGCTAAAGGCTACCTATTAGCACTCGGTATAGGGTTAGTTCCATTATTTGTTTACAATTTGCTTCGAAGTTTTCTAGATGGGTTAGGACATACGAGGGTTTCCATGTTTATTACTCTTATAGCCCTTCCCATTAACGTTTTTCTAAATTATATTTTTATTTTTGGAAAGCTTGGTTTACCTGCCTTAGGTGGCATAGGAGCAGGATTAGCTTCATCTATTACTTATTGGTTAGTGATGGTTCTTGCTATCTTTATTATACATCGAATAAGACCATTTGCATTTTATCATATTTTTAACTCATTTGAATTACCCAATATAAAACTCTGGTTAGAACAATTAAAAATTGGAATACCCATTGGATTTGCTATTTTTTTCGAAACAAGCATTTTTGCCGCTGTTACGTTATTTATGTCTGATTTCGGTACAAATACAATTGCCGCTCACCAAGCTGCCATTAACTTTTCTTCCTTCTTATATATGATTCCGTTGAGCATATCCATGGCATTAACCGTAGTTGTTGGTTTTGAAGTAGGCGCCATGCGAGTTAAAGATGCCATTACCTATAGTAAAATTGGAATCTTAGGGGCCATTCTTATGGCTGTATTTTGCGGGATTATTTTATATGTATTTGATGACTGGATTGCACAGTTATATAATTCAAACCCAAAAGTAATAAAGCTTACAAAACACTTTATTTTTTACGCAATCTTTTTCCAGCTTTCTGATGCATTTGGTGCACCTATACAAGGAGTACTCCGCGGGTATAAAGATGTGAACATTACTTTAATTATGGCTTTAGTCTCCTATTGGGTTATCGGCCTCCCATCAGGAATATTGTTAGCCACTTATACAGACTTTGGCCCTTATGGATATTGGATGGGGCTCATTATTGGTTTAGCCGCAGGAGCCATGACCTTGTTAGGAAGAATGCTAGTTATTCAAAAGAAGCATTTAGCTATAATCCTTCGCAAAGAATCAATAGAACCATAA
- the safA gene encoding SafA/ExsA family spore coat assembly protein, translating to MLSVILGVSSVGAQGNDTYIVQRGDSLWKISVKYQVGLSEIIEANPQFENPNLIYPGDKVTIPLINDVKTIEQQVIDLTNQERAQQGLPALKHDWQLSRVARYKSVDMRDKRYFSHDSPTYGSPFQMIKAFNISYTRAAENIAAGQQTAKDVVNAWMNSAGHRKNILDPNLTYIGVGYAKGGSYGHYWTQMFITK from the coding sequence GTGTTAAGTGTTATCTTGGGAGTTTCATCTGTTGGGGCTCAGGGGAACGATACTTATATTGTTCAACGGGGTGACTCTCTTTGGAAGATTTCAGTTAAATATCAAGTTGGGCTCTCAGAAATCATTGAGGCAAACCCTCAATTTGAAAACCCTAATTTAATTTATCCTGGAGATAAAGTCACTATTCCTCTTATTAATGATGTCAAGACTATTGAACAACAGGTTATTGACCTAACCAACCAGGAACGTGCACAGCAAGGACTTCCTGCATTGAAGCATGATTGGCAGCTATCGCGAGTGGCGAGATATAAGTCCGTGGATATGAGAGACAAGAGATATTTTTCTCATGATTCACCGACCTATGGATCTCCATTCCAAATGATTAAAGCCTTTAATATATCTTATACCAGAGCAGCGGAAAATATTGCAGCTGGTCAACAGACAGCAAAAGACGTTGTTAATGCATGGATGAATAGCGCTGGACATAGGAAAAACATTTTAGATCCTAATTTAACCTATATAGGCGTTGGTTATGCTAAAGGTGGAAGTTATGGCCATTATTGGACCCAAATGTTCATTACCAAATAA
- a CDS encoding NCS2 family permease: MLEKLFHLGQNNTNVRTEVLAGFTTFLTMVYIVILNPVILSSAGVPFDQVFMATIISAVIGTLSMAFLANYPIAIAPGMGLNAYFAATVASQGLSYQVVFGTVFLAGLIFLLLSFTKFREALLESIPNSLKYGITSGIGLFIAFLGLKQAGIVVPSESTMVAFGDLHQPTTILAIVGLFITLILMARQVKGALFLGMVITGIIGFMTDQLVFQGLLSAPPSPVLFDLDIAGVFSNHLYTIVFAFLLVTIFDTTGTLIGVSEQAGLTKNGKLPKAKHALLSDAFATTIGSALGSSPSTAYIESSTGVAAGGRTGLTSVVVAGLFLLSMFFSPFVQAIANLPAITAPVLLIVGCFMMEGLSRIDWKTFDEAFPAFIIVLTMPLTSSIATGIAIGFITYPLLKLVSGKGKLVHPLLYIFGIIFIIQMIFFPAH; this comes from the coding sequence ATGTTAGAGAAACTATTTCATTTGGGGCAAAATAACACGAATGTTCGAACAGAAGTGTTAGCAGGATTCACTACTTTTTTAACGATGGTTTATATTGTTATTCTTAATCCTGTTATTTTATCAAGTGCAGGAGTTCCTTTTGATCAAGTCTTTATGGCGACGATTATTTCAGCTGTCATTGGAACTTTAAGTATGGCTTTTTTAGCCAATTATCCGATTGCAATTGCACCGGGCATGGGTTTAAATGCCTATTTTGCTGCGACAGTAGCTTCGCAAGGATTATCCTATCAAGTGGTCTTTGGTACGGTATTTCTTGCTGGACTTATCTTTCTTCTTTTAAGTTTTACAAAATTCCGTGAAGCATTATTAGAGTCTATTCCAAATTCTCTCAAATATGGGATTACATCTGGAATCGGTTTATTTATCGCCTTCTTGGGGCTAAAACAAGCTGGTATCGTTGTTCCTAGTGAAAGTACGATGGTGGCTTTTGGGGATTTACATCAACCAACTACTATTTTAGCTATCGTTGGATTATTTATTACGCTTATTTTAATGGCAAGACAAGTGAAAGGCGCGCTATTTCTAGGAATGGTGATCACTGGGATTATAGGTTTTATGACGGATCAACTAGTGTTCCAAGGTTTGTTATCAGCGCCTCCCAGCCCAGTACTATTCGACCTAGATATTGCAGGTGTCTTTTCAAACCATTTATATACAATTGTATTTGCTTTTTTATTAGTAACCATTTTTGATACAACAGGAACATTAATTGGAGTTTCAGAACAAGCTGGTCTGACCAAGAATGGAAAGTTACCAAAAGCAAAACATGCCTTGTTATCGGATGCTTTCGCTACAACTATTGGTTCTGCATTAGGAAGTAGTCCTTCTACTGCTTATATTGAATCTAGCACTGGTGTTGCAGCAGGTGGAAGAACGGGATTAACTTCTGTTGTTGTTGCAGGGTTGTTCCTTTTATCTATGTTTTTCTCCCCTTTCGTTCAAGCTATCGCTAACTTGCCGGCAATAACCGCACCGGTTCTTTTAATTGTGGGTTGTTTTATGATGGAGGGCTTATCAAGAATTGATTGGAAAACCTTTGATGAAGCCTTTCCTGCCTTTATCATTGTTTTGACGATGCCACTTACTTCAAGCATTGCTACAGGTATAGCAATTGGTTTTATCACGTATCCTTTATTGAAATTAGTGAGCGGAAAGGGAAAGCTGGTCCATCCACTTCTTTATATTTTTGGAATCATTTTCATTATTCAAATGATCTTTTTCCCAGCGCATTAA
- a CDS encoding ABC transporter permease subunit: MRKRSLKERLGFVRLSFFAIIVLFISSWVFIFIGEKATLSTLFSEENAKHTKEFLTSLLGLNEENPAFLDVESWKNALKLSYETLQMSVMAIGFSVIAMIFTVIPAARNVADGTLTLGKKWYGWLMYNIVRLMYVFSRAVPELIWAMIIIFIFKPGVLPGAIALALHNFGILGKLCAEVLEDTDNRPIRSLASSGASKSQMFLYGVLPNVLPKFITYILYRWEVIIRTTIVVGFVGAGGLGREFKLSMSWFHYSEVTLFLICYVLLVVLADMLSEGFRKAVK, from the coding sequence ATGAGAAAAAGATCATTAAAGGAACGACTAGGCTTTGTTCGACTTTCTTTTTTCGCTATTATTGTACTTTTTATTAGTTCTTGGGTATTTATTTTTATTGGTGAAAAAGCAACATTATCTACACTTTTTTCAGAGGAAAATGCGAAGCACACTAAAGAGTTTTTAACCTCTTTACTTGGGTTAAATGAAGAAAATCCAGCTTTCCTTGATGTTGAAAGCTGGAAAAATGCTTTGAAACTTTCTTATGAGACCCTTCAAATGAGTGTCATGGCCATTGGTTTTTCGGTTATTGCGATGATTTTTACGGTTATCCCAGCGGCAAGAAATGTGGCTGACGGGACGTTAACCTTAGGGAAAAAGTGGTATGGCTGGTTAATGTACAATATTGTCCGTCTGATGTATGTTTTTTCTCGTGCCGTACCAGAGTTGATCTGGGCAATGATCATTATCTTTATTTTTAAACCAGGTGTTCTTCCAGGTGCCATTGCCTTAGCCCTCCACAACTTTGGTATTCTTGGAAAGCTTTGTGCTGAAGTATTGGAAGATACGGATAACCGACCGATCCGGAGTTTAGCTTCTAGTGGTGCAAGTAAATCACAAATGTTTTTATATGGTGTATTACCTAACGTTCTTCCTAAATTTATTACGTATATCCTCTATCGTTGGGAAGTGATCATCCGAACAACGATTGTGGTTGGCTTCGTTGGTGCAGGTGGATTAGGTAGGGAGTTCAAGTTGAGCATGAGTTGGTTCCATTATTCAGAAGTGACTTTATTTTTAATATGTTATGTCCTTCTAGTTGTATTGGCAGATATGTTGTCTGAAGGATTTAGGAAAGCAGTGAAATAA
- a CDS encoding ABC transporter permease subunit, which yields MVRAPLFKNKTFLTVLVIGVFIWSLTSVTWNSDLFHSGGGVMLLQILKGMVTPDLSSEILSLAIVSTWKTLAYAVAGMSLAVLFGFVFGLLASGVLSGNKTRIYTKVGFRGVLGFMRAIHELVWAWLFVAAIGLSPYTAIFAISIPYGGILGRIFADMLNDVPQEPIDALRASGASRFQVLLYGYLPIASADMVSYVMYRFECAIRSSAIMSFVGLGGLGYQIQLSLDDLKYDEVWTFLYFLIAIVVLVDLWSQGLRKRLVS from the coding sequence ATGGTTAGAGCCCCTCTTTTTAAAAATAAAACGTTTCTTACCGTATTAGTAATTGGTGTTTTTATTTGGAGTTTAACCTCTGTGACATGGAATTCTGATCTCTTCCATTCTGGTGGGGGGGTCATGCTTTTACAAATTCTAAAAGGAATGGTCACTCCTGACCTCTCTTCAGAAATCCTAAGTCTAGCTATAGTTTCAACATGGAAAACATTAGCATATGCAGTAGCTGGGATGTCACTTGCCGTTCTATTTGGCTTCGTTTTTGGACTTTTAGCTTCTGGTGTTTTATCAGGAAACAAAACAAGAATTTATACAAAAGTAGGATTTCGCGGAGTATTAGGGTTTATGAGGGCTATTCATGAGCTAGTATGGGCTTGGCTATTTGTGGCGGCCATTGGGTTATCTCCTTATACTGCAATTTTTGCGATTTCCATTCCCTATGGGGGAATCTTGGGTAGAATTTTTGCTGATATGTTAAATGATGTGCCTCAAGAACCAATTGATGCACTTAGAGCAAGTGGTGCTTCAAGGTTTCAGGTTCTTTTATATGGTTATCTGCCTATTGCCTCTGCTGACATGGTTAGTTATGTTATGTATCGTTTTGAATGTGCCATTCGTTCCTCTGCTATCATGAGTTTCGTAGGTCTAGGTGGACTTGGTTACCAGATTCAACTTTCCCTTGACGATTTGAAATATGATGAGGTATGGACCTTCTTGTATTTCTTAATTGCTATTGTCGTGCTCGTTGATTTGTGGAGCCAAGGGTTAAGAAAGAGGTTGGTATCATGA
- a CDS encoding phosphonate ABC transporter ATP-binding protein, which translates to MTAPTYQYEINQIEKHYGKNAALSSLSFCIEKGEKIALVGPSGAGKSTLLNLMANLIHPDQGEILIDQKRTTQYKAGRDLSRKVGIIRQQFDLVTPLPVIHNVLAGRLGEWGFFKSLISLIFPRERQVAINALKRVGLEEKAYEKTADLSGGQQQRVALARLLVQQPEIILADEPVASLDPARADDVLSIMVKLAEEENQTLLASLHSVDLAKKYFDRIIGLRNGKLFFDLPVEQVNDEQLQELYELEGMRQDG; encoded by the coding sequence ATGACAGCTCCAACTTATCAATATGAGATTAATCAAATAGAAAAACATTATGGGAAGAACGCTGCACTCTCTTCCCTTTCTTTTTGTATTGAAAAAGGAGAAAAAATAGCTTTGGTAGGGCCAAGTGGTGCTGGTAAATCAACGCTACTTAATTTGATGGCTAATTTGATCCATCCTGATCAAGGAGAAATTTTGATTGATCAAAAAAGGACCACACAATACAAAGCAGGTAGGGATTTGTCACGAAAGGTTGGAATCATCCGCCAACAATTTGACCTTGTAACGCCATTGCCTGTCATACACAACGTTTTGGCTGGAAGGCTTGGAGAATGGGGGTTCTTTAAATCCCTAATTTCCCTTATTTTTCCTCGAGAAAGGCAAGTGGCAATTAACGCTTTAAAGCGAGTGGGATTAGAGGAGAAGGCTTATGAGAAAACCGCCGATTTATCAGGTGGACAGCAACAACGAGTGGCTTTAGCACGATTGCTTGTTCAACAACCAGAAATCATACTTGCCGATGAACCTGTAGCATCATTAGACCCTGCGCGAGCAGATGATGTTCTTTCTATAATGGTAAAACTAGCAGAAGAAGAGAACCAAACCTTACTTGCGAGTTTACACTCTGTTGACTTAGCCAAAAAATATTTTGATCGAATTATTGGACTGAGGAATGGAAAATTATTTTTTGATTTGCCAGTGGAACAGGTGAATGATGAACAGCTTCAAGAGTTATACGAATTAGAGGGGATGAGGCAGGATGGTTAG
- a CDS encoding putative selenate ABC transporter substrate-binding protein: MKKWFLGILSVFFVLVLAACGGDDENTDNASADNGDKVFKIGGIPDQNVSDLNRRFQEIADYIGEKTGLTVEYVPSNDYAALVKAFERGEVHLAWFGGLTGVQARNAVEGAEAIAQRPRDAEFHSVFVAQKDLGLESIEDVKGLSFTFGSESSTSGHLMPRYYMMEAGIDPNADLDGDPNYSGSHDKTYKLVESGAFQAGALNEAVWESAVEEGKVDTSKVDVFYTTPSYYDYNWTINSVDEEFGEGTKDKVKEALLSVTSEQEAIVDLFQTDKFIETNNANYDMIRQVAEELGIIK, translated from the coding sequence GTGAAGAAATGGTTTTTAGGAATACTTAGTGTATTTTTTGTTTTAGTACTTGCGGCATGTGGTGGGGATGATGAAAACACAGATAATGCATCTGCTGATAACGGAGATAAGGTTTTTAAAATTGGTGGGATTCCAGATCAAAATGTATCAGATTTGAACCGCCGTTTTCAGGAAATTGCTGATTATATTGGAGAAAAAACAGGGCTAACTGTTGAATATGTTCCTTCTAATGACTATGCTGCCTTGGTAAAAGCTTTTGAGCGTGGGGAAGTTCACTTAGCTTGGTTTGGTGGCTTGACTGGTGTTCAAGCTCGAAATGCAGTGGAAGGGGCAGAAGCTATAGCTCAACGTCCAAGAGATGCTGAGTTCCATTCTGTTTTTGTTGCTCAAAAAGATTTAGGGTTAGAGTCAATTGAAGATGTGAAGGGACTTAGTTTTACTTTTGGAAGTGAAAGTTCAACGTCTGGACATTTAATGCCTCGCTACTATATGATGGAAGCTGGAATTGATCCAAATGCAGATCTTGATGGAGATCCGAACTATTCAGGATCCCATGACAAAACATACAAACTTGTTGAGTCAGGTGCTTTCCAAGCTGGTGCTCTAAATGAGGCTGTGTGGGAAAGTGCAGTTGAGGAAGGGAAAGTAGATACTAGTAAAGTAGATGTTTTCTATACGACGCCTTCATACTACGACTACAACTGGACGATTAATAGTGTAGATGAAGAATTTGGAGAAGGTACAAAGGATAAAGTAAAAGAAGCTCTATTATCCGTAACATCTGAGCAAGAAGCGATTGTAGATCTTTTCCAAACGGATAAATTCATTGAAACTAATAATGCAAATTATGATATGATTCGCCAAGTTGCTGAGGAGTTAGGAATTATTAAATAA
- a CDS encoding Hsp20/alpha crystallin family protein, producing the protein MPNLFPRRNRDLFDHMRDVFDHGLRQSFADDFFAPMSDFFSNQSFKMDVKDDGNAYLVEAELPGVEKDDISVEYKGDYVTIRAKREGHKETKDEKNNYIRRERSYGSFERSFYVGDIDETQIKGKFKNGVLQLSIPKGDTGEKAYRIELE; encoded by the coding sequence ATGCCAAACTTGTTTCCAAGACGAAACAGAGACCTTTTTGATCACATGAGAGATGTGTTTGATCATGGATTGCGCCAGAGCTTTGCCGATGATTTTTTTGCACCGATGAGTGATTTTTTCAGTAATCAGTCGTTTAAAATGGATGTAAAAGATGATGGAAATGCCTACTTAGTTGAAGCAGAACTACCTGGGGTAGAAAAAGATGACATTTCTGTCGAGTACAAAGGAGATTATGTCACCATTCGTGCAAAACGTGAGGGGCATAAAGAAACAAAGGATGAAAAGAACAATTATATTCGTCGTGAACGTTCTTACGGAAGCTTTGAAAGAAGCTTTTATGTGGGAGACATTGATGAAACACAGATCAAAGGGAAATTTAAAAATGGAGTCCTCCAGCTCTCTATTCCAAAAGGAGATACTGGAGAAAAAGCGTATCGAATTGAATTAGAATGA
- a CDS encoding MFS transporter — protein sequence MKKTFSVFQNKNFTKVFIAAVTSHLGTIVGMTAFMFYLLERFSSQPFYATFTEMMYSAPTLFVFFLTGVVADRMDRQKVAIYADLICAILSFTLVAAVLTEWMPLVFFVLFLRSGIAKFFDPAEKSLVQGILQEEEYKTAAGLNQMVAGVFNLFATGIGLVAYWSLGVQGAIIADGITFLVSAFLIWSCQIDQEARLPNGSHSWKELKVKFIFQDFKDGLLYILNHKLLFAIITGFFILGIVNGGLSVMPMYILKYKLAPNSYEQWAVVLGIIFGISMIVGSILSSMLVYKIKLYTALSLGLSISGAFLMLGGIAPTLAWFLVGSVFVALTIPLANIAIGGWLPSIVDKKMMGRVESWITPLMMASHTATLGIISVGFPSWFTISQIFYACGGALLFVGVGYYLILPKLSREYDEKKQNLTIGIPVADVVQE from the coding sequence ATGAAAAAAACCTTTTCTGTATTTCAAAATAAAAATTTTACGAAAGTCTTTATTGCTGCCGTTACTTCCCACTTAGGAACCATTGTTGGAATGACAGCCTTTATGTTTTACCTTTTAGAACGATTTTCTAGTCAGCCTTTTTATGCCACATTCACAGAAATGATGTACTCAGCTCCCACACTTTTTGTATTCTTTTTGACCGGTGTTGTTGCTGACCGTATGGACCGCCAGAAAGTTGCAATTTATGCAGATTTAATATGTGCCATCTTATCCTTTACACTCGTAGCCGCAGTTCTAACAGAGTGGATGCCACTTGTATTCTTCGTATTATTTTTAAGAAGTGGGATTGCCAAATTCTTTGATCCAGCTGAAAAGAGTCTAGTTCAGGGAATTTTGCAAGAAGAAGAATACAAAACAGCCGCTGGCCTCAACCAAATGGTAGCTGGTGTATTTAATCTTTTTGCAACAGGGATTGGTTTAGTCGCTTATTGGAGTTTAGGAGTTCAAGGAGCCATCATTGCGGATGGAATCACATTTTTAGTCTCGGCTTTCTTAATATGGTCTTGCCAAATTGACCAAGAAGCTAGACTACCAAATGGCTCACATTCATGGAAAGAATTAAAAGTCAAATTTATTTTCCAAGATTTTAAAGATGGACTGCTCTATATTCTTAACCACAAGTTATTATTTGCGATTATAACCGGCTTCTTTATTCTAGGGATTGTTAATGGTGGTCTGTCAGTAATGCCAATGTATATTTTAAAATATAAGTTGGCGCCGAACTCTTATGAACAATGGGCTGTTGTGTTAGGTATTATTTTTGGTATTTCGATGATTGTCGGAAGCATCCTCTCTTCTATGTTAGTATACAAAATAAAGCTTTATACTGCGCTTTCTCTTGGATTAAGCATTTCTGGAGCATTTTTAATGTTAGGTGGAATAGCTCCTACACTGGCTTGGTTTCTAGTAGGATCCGTTTTTGTAGCACTAACTATTCCACTAGCAAACATCGCTATTGGAGGGTGGCTCCCTTCGATCGTAGATAAAAAAATGATGGGACGGGTGGAGAGCTGGATTACACCGCTAATGATGGCCTCCCATACAGCTACATTAGGAATTATTTCTGTTGGCTTTCCATCCTGGTTCACTATATCCCAAATCTTTTATGCATGTGGGGGAGCCCTCTTATTCGTAGGAGTCGGATATTACCTTATCCTCCCTAAATTAAGTCGAGAATATGATGAGAAAAAACAAAATCTTACCATTGGAATACCTGTAGCTGATGTAGTACAGGAATAA
- a CDS encoding RNA polymerase sigma factor encodes MAKKRQSEYEKLIFEMFYNHAYQTAYFIVRDAHMAQDIVQESFIKIFKKIHTVKDGDKLKAWIGTVTTRTAIDFIRKSKKSIDLLADDVYIDKETIQELNNQPTVEAIVESKLVKELLQQKLSELKPEYKEVLLLKYEHDLKEQEIADALEISLSAVKSRIYRGKQRLKEILIRTEDFKDGGRIL; translated from the coding sequence ATGGCAAAGAAAAGACAAAGTGAATATGAAAAACTAATTTTTGAAATGTTTTATAACCATGCCTACCAAACCGCATATTTCATTGTGCGAGACGCTCATATGGCACAAGATATTGTACAAGAATCATTTATAAAAATTTTTAAAAAGATACATACCGTTAAAGATGGAGATAAGTTGAAAGCATGGATAGGCACGGTAACGACACGGACTGCAATTGATTTCATAAGAAAGTCAAAAAAAAGCATCGATTTGCTTGCAGATGACGTCTATATAGATAAGGAGACCATTCAGGAGCTAAATAATCAGCCTACAGTAGAAGCCATCGTTGAGTCAAAGCTTGTTAAAGAGCTATTGCAACAAAAACTTTCTGAATTGAAACCTGAATATAAAGAAGTCCTACTTCTTAAATACGAACATGATTTAAAGGAACAAGAAATTGCGGATGCACTAGAAATCTCACTTTCAGCAGTAAAGTCTCGTATCTATCGTGGAAAGCAAAGACTTAAAGAAATCTTGATTAGGACGGAAGATTTTAAGGATGGTGGTAGAATTTTATGA